Proteins encoded within one genomic window of Streptomyces profundus:
- a CDS encoding DNA repair ATPase: protein MTTRVAESTTEERLDHGTYEVLRDRLTTAAGELADRARALNTERVATFGGRELELVATDRLRTGRDSLPRDLVRVGDALLLGYQVPPAPGQSTGVGDVFGLYRPAGEGFAPIPPDAVPGLLDDPAFQRDFAELFRYFQQSRLLRLRLVGALLLAVFRTGERLDDIRVLRWRLHPDGRPEYVDAKGERDHVLPPPHEVAWVETTREDHVPGKHPHIAVDDTVYLATAGGTLTIKTENDTTTPEGRYAEPLAEPLQSLADAQVAWARVGALLLLSVLPYNESAHRYLVYNSRTREIVRLDGLGQGCRVLPDDQGVIFPGGYYLSAAPTGSAARTFDIDTDDLEYEQLLRSPNGEDLLYVFRAHARGRALLLPYNLIDKSVRNPISCLGFALFDDGRLVVCRAEAAEASRVHPVQLWHTPFASEEHAAAQPAGTGPLARIGNADLVRGISDAFTVARMAGELEPETAVFEAVVAACDRLADQYHWLPLAGTHALHEPLATVRATADQVIDEYERVRELREQATAALTEAEAEITALVRRARGEAPRGAAEWVTLLTRLRRAQGRVAALRDTRHIDTEGLDALDETLAESLTATGRRAVAFLSREDAFDESHAAIATLTERASAVESVADAAPLAEECDEHAYELRTVTDVIGTLEIDDALVRTDLLTRIGEVMGAVNRARAVLDGRRRELLETEGRAEFAAEYALLGQSVTGALAAAGTPEECDEHLGRLLLQVENLEARFGTFDDFLTQLADQREEIYETFAARKQAQLDDQARHAERLAASAERVLDTVGRRATAQGSQDEVNAYFASDPLVARVRATADELRAIGGHVRADEIDGRLTALRQEAGRALRDRADLFGADGTIRLGRHHFTAVSQPVDLTLVPHDGGLAFAVTGTDYRAAVTDQELASARHFWDQPLASESPEVYRAEHLAAAVLTGLRPDELAQVGNSGNDAQLLDLVRRFAEAAYDEGYDRGVHDHDAARILTAVLRLREGAGLLRFPPEVRALAQLFWAHGAAEEARTGWTVRAQSLTRARAVFQGSGGAEAIAALAAELTGAADEFLSGLPRSGGLPERAPAALGDYLVEELSTGKPAFTTSGAATALLDDFRSAIGGPGSRELAQDLKAIGPDLAARHQLVTAWLGAFTAAGQREATDLPEAAAVELTAETLEHRQLDAPLTATISGLLGSHPRLPRGELTLRLDEFLTRTEDFRTVRVPAHRAYVRRRNALLDAERRRLRLDSYRPRVMPAFVRNRLLDEVYLPLIGDNLAKQLGTAGADRRTDSQGLLMLLSPPGYGKTTLMEYVAARLGMVFVKVEGPALGHHTTSLDPNAAPDAAARREVEKLNFALEMGNNVLLHLDDIQHTSPELLQRFIPLCDAQRRIDGVRTADGEAVTHDLRGKRFAVCMAGNPFTESGSRFRVPDMLANRADVWNLGDVLSGREELFALSHIENALTANPVLAPLAARERADIELLVRLARGDETVSAERLRHPYTPSDLEQILAVLRKLLYIQQTTLKVNAAYIASATQEDATRTEPPFRLQGSYRNTNQLAERVIPVMNDAEVEALIDDHYLAEAQTLTTGAEANLLKLAELRGRLTPQQAERWAGIRAGFDR from the coding sequence GTGACCACGCGGGTGGCGGAGAGCACCACGGAAGAACGGCTTGACCACGGCACCTACGAGGTGCTCAGAGACCGACTGACCACGGCGGCCGGCGAGTTGGCCGACCGGGCGCGGGCGCTCAACACGGAGCGCGTGGCGACCTTCGGCGGGCGGGAGCTTGAGCTGGTCGCCACCGACCGGCTGCGCACCGGACGTGACAGCCTCCCCCGCGATCTGGTGCGGGTAGGCGACGCGCTGCTGCTGGGCTACCAGGTGCCGCCGGCCCCCGGCCAGTCCACCGGCGTCGGCGACGTCTTCGGCCTGTACCGGCCGGCCGGTGAGGGATTCGCGCCGATCCCGCCGGACGCCGTCCCCGGACTGCTGGACGACCCGGCCTTCCAACGGGACTTCGCCGAGCTGTTCCGCTACTTCCAGCAGTCGAGACTGCTCCGCCTGCGGCTGGTCGGCGCGCTGCTGCTCGCCGTCTTCCGCACCGGTGAACGCCTCGACGACATCCGGGTGCTGCGCTGGCGGCTGCACCCCGACGGCCGCCCCGAGTACGTCGACGCCAAGGGCGAACGCGACCATGTGCTGCCGCCCCCGCACGAGGTGGCCTGGGTGGAGACCACCCGCGAGGACCACGTCCCCGGCAAGCACCCGCACATCGCCGTCGACGACACCGTCTATCTGGCGACCGCCGGCGGCACCCTCACCATCAAGACCGAGAACGACACCACGACCCCCGAGGGCCGCTACGCCGAGCCGCTCGCCGAACCGCTCCAGTCGCTGGCCGACGCCCAGGTCGCCTGGGCGCGGGTGGGAGCGCTGCTGCTGCTCTCGGTGCTGCCGTACAACGAGAGCGCGCACCGCTATCTGGTGTACAACTCCCGCACCAGGGAGATCGTCCGCCTCGACGGCCTCGGCCAGGGCTGCCGGGTGCTCCCCGACGACCAGGGCGTGATCTTCCCCGGCGGCTACTACCTGTCCGCCGCGCCCACAGGTTCCGCCGCCCGCACCTTCGACATCGACACCGACGACCTTGAGTACGAGCAGCTGCTCCGCTCGCCCAACGGCGAGGACCTGCTCTATGTCTTCCGCGCCCACGCGCGCGGACGCGCCCTGCTGCTGCCCTACAACCTGATCGACAAGTCGGTGCGCAACCCGATCAGTTGCCTGGGCTTCGCGCTCTTCGACGACGGCCGGCTCGTGGTCTGCCGGGCCGAGGCCGCCGAGGCGTCCCGGGTGCACCCCGTGCAGCTGTGGCACACCCCCTTCGCCAGCGAGGAGCACGCCGCCGCCCAGCCGGCCGGCACCGGTCCGCTCGCCAGGATCGGCAACGCCGACCTGGTGCGCGGCATCTCCGACGCCTTCACCGTCGCCCGGATGGCCGGCGAACTCGAACCGGAGACCGCCGTGTTCGAGGCCGTGGTCGCCGCCTGCGACCGGCTCGCCGACCAGTACCACTGGCTGCCGCTGGCCGGCACCCACGCCCTGCACGAACCGCTGGCCACCGTCCGCGCCACCGCCGACCAGGTCATCGACGAGTACGAGCGGGTCAGGGAGCTCCGCGAACAGGCCACAGCGGCACTCACCGAGGCCGAGGCCGAGATCACCGCCCTGGTGCGGCGCGCCAGGGGCGAGGCCCCGCGCGGCGCCGCCGAGTGGGTCACGCTGCTCACCCGGCTCCGCCGCGCACAGGGCCGGGTCGCCGCGCTCCGCGACACCCGGCACATCGACACCGAGGGCCTTGACGCGCTCGACGAGACGCTCGCCGAGTCGCTCACCGCCACGGGCCGCCGCGCCGTCGCGTTCCTCTCCCGCGAGGACGCGTTCGACGAGAGCCACGCCGCCATCGCCACCCTCACCGAACGCGCCTCAGCCGTCGAGAGCGTCGCCGACGCGGCGCCGCTCGCCGAGGAGTGCGACGAGCACGCCTACGAACTCCGCACCGTCACCGATGTGATCGGCACCCTGGAGATCGACGACGCCCTGGTCCGCACCGATCTGCTGACCCGGATCGGCGAGGTGATGGGTGCCGTCAACCGGGCCCGCGCGGTGCTGGACGGACGCCGCCGCGAGCTCCTGGAGACGGAGGGCCGCGCCGAGTTCGCCGCCGAGTACGCGCTGCTCGGCCAGTCCGTCACCGGCGCGCTGGCCGCCGCCGGGACCCCCGAGGAGTGCGACGAACACCTCGGCCGGCTGCTCCTCCAGGTGGAGAACCTGGAGGCGCGCTTCGGCACCTTCGACGACTTCCTCACCCAACTCGCCGACCAGCGCGAGGAGATCTACGAGACCTTCGCCGCCCGCAAGCAGGCCCAGCTCGACGACCAGGCCCGGCACGCGGAACGGCTCGCCGCCTCCGCCGAGCGGGTGCTGGACACGGTGGGCCGCCGCGCCACGGCGCAGGGCAGCCAGGACGAGGTCAACGCCTACTTCGCGTCCGACCCGCTGGTCGCCCGGGTCCGCGCCACCGCCGACGAACTGCGCGCCATCGGCGGCCATGTCCGCGCCGACGAGATCGACGGACGGCTCACCGCGCTGCGCCAGGAGGCCGGGCGCGCGCTGCGCGACCGGGCCGACCTGTTCGGCGCCGACGGCACCATCCGTCTTGGCCGGCACCACTTCACCGCCGTCAGCCAGCCCGTCGACCTCACCCTCGTCCCCCACGACGGCGGCCTCGCCTTCGCCGTCACCGGCACCGACTACCGGGCCGCCGTCACCGACCAGGAGCTCGCCTCCGCCCGGCACTTCTGGGACCAGCCGCTGGCCTCCGAGTCGCCCGAGGTCTACCGCGCCGAACACCTGGCCGCCGCCGTGCTCACCGGGCTGCGCCCCGACGAGCTGGCCCAGGTCGGGAACTCCGGGAATGACGCACAACTCCTCGATCTGGTGCGGAGGTTCGCCGAGGCCGCCTATGACGAGGGCTATGACCGCGGCGTCCACGACCACGACGCGGCGCGGATCCTCACCGCCGTGCTTCGGCTGCGCGAGGGCGCCGGGCTGCTGCGCTTCCCGCCCGAAGTGCGGGCGCTGGCCCAACTGTTCTGGGCCCATGGCGCGGCCGAGGAGGCCCGCACCGGCTGGACCGTGCGGGCCCAGTCGCTGACCCGCGCCAGGGCCGTGTTCCAGGGCTCAGGCGGCGCCGAGGCCATCGCGGCGCTCGCCGCCGAACTCACCGGCGCCGCCGACGAGTTCCTCAGCGGCCTGCCCCGCTCGGGCGGACTCCCCGAGCGGGCGCCGGCCGCGCTCGGCGACTACCTCGTCGAGGAGCTCAGCACCGGCAAGCCGGCGTTCACCACCAGCGGCGCCGCCACCGCGCTGCTGGACGACTTCCGCTCCGCCATCGGCGGCCCCGGCAGCCGCGAACTGGCGCAGGACCTCAAGGCCATCGGCCCCGACCTGGCCGCCCGCCACCAGCTGGTGACCGCCTGGCTCGGCGCCTTCACCGCGGCCGGCCAACGGGAGGCGACCGACCTGCCCGAGGCCGCCGCCGTCGAACTCACCGCCGAAACGCTGGAACACCGCCAGCTGGACGCCCCGCTGACCGCCACCATCAGCGGCCTGCTGGGCAGCCACCCCCGGCTGCCCCGGGGCGAACTCACCCTGCGGCTGGACGAGTTCCTCACCCGCACCGAGGACTTCCGCACCGTCAGGGTGCCGGCGCACCGCGCCTACGTGCGGCGCCGCAACGCGCTGCTCGACGCCGAACGCCGCCGGCTGCGCCTGGACTCCTACCGCCCCCGGGTGATGCCGGCCTTCGTCCGCAACCGGCTGCTGGACGAGGTCTATCTGCCGCTGATCGGCGACAACCTGGCCAAACAGCTCGGCACCGCCGGCGCCGACCGGCGCACCGACAGCCAGGGCCTGCTGATGCTGCTCTCCCCGCCCGGCTACGGCAAGACCACGCTGATGGAGTATGTCGCCGCCCGGCTCGGCATGGTCTTCGTCAAGGTCGAGGGGCCGGCGCTCGGCCACCACACCACCTCACTGGACCCGAACGCCGCGCCCGACGCGGCGGCCCGCCGCGAGGTGGAGAAGCTCAACTTCGCGCTGGAGATGGGCAACAACGTGCTGCTGCACCTCGACGACATCCAGCACACCTCGCCCGAACTGCTCCAGCGCTTCATCCCGCTCTGCGACGCCCAGCGCCGGATCGACGGGGTGCGCACGGCCGACGGCGAGGCCGTCACCCACGACCTGCGCGGCAAGCGCTTCGCCGTCTGCATGGCGGGCAACCCGTTCACCGAGTCGGGCAGCCGCTTCCGGGTGCCGGACATGCTCGCCAACCGGGCCGACGTGTGGAACCTGGGCGACGTCCTCAGCGGCCGGGAGGAGCTGTTCGCGCTCAGCCACATCGAGAACGCCCTCACCGCCAACCCGGTGCTCGCCCCGCTGGCCGCCCGCGAACGCGCGGACATCGAGCTGCTGGTGCGCCTCGCCAGGGGCGACGAGACGGTCTCGGCCGAGCGGCTGCGCCACCCCTACACCCCGAGCGATCTGGAGCAGATCCTCGCCGTGCTGCGCAAGTTGCTGTACATCCAGCAGACCACGCTCAAGGTCAACGCGGCCTATATCGCCTCCGCGACACAGGAGGACGCCACCCGCACCGAGCCGCCGTTCCGGCTCCAGGGCTCCTACCGCAACACCAACCAACTCGCCGAGCGCGTCATCCCGGTGATGAACGACGCCGAGGTCGAGGCCCTGATCGACGACCACTACCTGGCGGAGGCCCAGACCCTCACCACGGGCGCCGAGGCGAACCTCCTCAAACTGGCCGAACTGCGCGGTCGCCTCACCCCCCAGCAGGCCGAACGCTGGGCCGGCATCAGGGCCGGCTTCGACCGCTGA
- a CDS encoding WXG100 family type VII secretion target yields the protein MSDMDVTYDDMQEAGDRLIDERDQIDQKLSSLQSYIDNLVQTGFVTSRASRAFDDAYREFTTGARKVIEGLEGMGTYLKTAADTYRETDEGLEGAIRGG from the coding sequence ATGAGCGATATGGATGTGACTTATGACGATATGCAGGAGGCTGGTGACCGACTCATCGATGAGCGGGACCAGATCGACCAGAAGCTGTCGTCGCTCCAGAGCTACATCGACAACCTGGTCCAGACGGGCTTCGTGACGAGCCGCGCCTCGCGAGCCTTCGACGATGCCTACCGCGAGTTCACCACGGGTGCTCGCAAGGTCATCGAGGGTCTTGAGGGCATGGGCACGTACCTGAAGACCGCGGCTGACACCTACCGCGAGACCGATGAGGGTCTTGAGGGCGCCATCCGCGGCGGCTGA